One region of Marivirga arenosa genomic DNA includes:
- a CDS encoding cytochrome-c peroxidase: MTKIFYLIVITGLIIGCNPKETNIDPNSERELNPPEYFGSYSNRIPDDNPITRKGFELGRMLFYEKKLSGDNSMSCASCHQQKKAFTDGLATSPGIDGVNGKVSSMSLVNLMWAEHFTWNGKFEQIESQSIEPIRNPIEMHESFDHAIQELEEEGYTTLFQEAFNAEEITEDLIGKALAQFQRSLISSNSKYDQYLRGEYEPSPSEKRGERLFFTHPIPGQLRGGNCGDCHLGPLTSGAIDGFQGFHNNGLDTDENIDEGLMAVTGDPKDKGRFKTPSLRNIALTAPYMHDGRFETLEEVIEHYDNGIHQSSTLDILIIEGSNENQDAGERPRLFLTEQEKEDIIAFLHMLTDEDFISNPDFSNPFENENN; encoded by the coding sequence ATGACTAAAATATTTTATTTGATTGTTATAACGGGTTTGATAATCGGCTGCAATCCTAAAGAAACTAATATTGACCCTAATTCTGAAAGGGAATTAAATCCACCTGAGTATTTTGGGAGTTATAGCAATCGAATACCTGATGATAACCCTATTACCCGAAAAGGATTTGAATTAGGTAGAATGCTTTTTTATGAAAAGAAGTTATCAGGCGATAATAGTATGTCATGTGCCAGCTGTCATCAACAGAAGAAAGCGTTTACCGATGGATTAGCTACTAGTCCTGGTATAGATGGTGTTAATGGAAAAGTGAGCAGCATGTCCTTGGTAAATTTAATGTGGGCAGAGCATTTTACTTGGAATGGTAAATTTGAGCAAATAGAATCTCAATCCATTGAGCCTATTCGAAACCCAATTGAAATGCATGAATCGTTTGATCACGCAATTCAAGAACTAGAGGAAGAAGGGTATACCACATTATTTCAGGAAGCTTTTAATGCTGAAGAGATCACTGAAGATTTAATAGGGAAAGCCTTAGCGCAATTTCAGCGTTCTTTAATTTCCTCCAATTCAAAATACGATCAATATTTGAGGGGAGAGTATGAACCTTCACCCTCAGAGAAAAGAGGTGAAAGATTATTTTTTACACATCCTATTCCTGGTCAATTGAGAGGAGGGAACTGTGGAGATTGCCATTTGGGGCCCTTAACTTCTGGTGCTATTGATGGTTTTCAGGGCTTTCATAATAATGGCCTTGATACAGATGAAAATATAGATGAAGGCTTAATGGCGGTAACTGGTGATCCTAAAGATAAAGGTCGTTTCAAGACTCCTAGCCTTCGAAATATTGCTTTAACAGCTCCTTATATGCATGATGGTAGATTTGAAACGCTTGAAGAGGTAATAGAGCATTACGATAATGGAATCCATCAATCTTCTACTTTAGATATTTTGATAATTGAAGGAAGCAATGAAAATCAAGACGCTGGTGAAAGACCACGACTGTTTTTAACAGAACAGGAAAAGGAAGATATAATTGCATTTCTTCATATGC
- a CDS encoding aminopeptidase P family protein — MKIILSIFLIVITSQSTIAQNRPQDFLSSEFHKERREVLREKMPKNSVAVFFSNPIRNRANDVNFKYHQDPNFYYLTGHKQPHALLMIFKEEQNINNTSFDEIMFVRGRNALAELYDGGRISTAEAVNQLKLTASLETPEFKNFPIDFSKFDQVLFYDFKNDVRQTNEEGDLYDLIEQFKEKVNYPDQNNLDITPEPQQNNLNTKLLEELLRPMRGIKTEEELELLEKAVKISALGQAEVMKAIKPGMSELEVQGMHEFIFKKYKAEYEGYPSIVGAGHNGCVLHYIENYKPEIEDGELILMDLGAEYHGYTADVTRTIPVNGKFTKEQKAIYDLVYEAQEAAASIAKAGVPFSDLYDTTLTIINKGLLELGIVKSLKEEDLIDPTTGRHRYYPHGCCHHIGLDVHDLGEYGKLEENMVITIEPGIYIPEGSPCDEKWWDIPVRIEDDYLIKKESAELLSDDAPRKSDEIEKLMKETSAFEQFNLPELENK, encoded by the coding sequence ATGAAAATTATATTATCAATATTTCTAATTGTAATTACAAGCCAAAGTACAATTGCACAAAATCGTCCACAAGATTTCTTATCCAGTGAATTTCATAAAGAAAGACGGGAAGTATTAAGAGAAAAAATGCCTAAAAATTCTGTTGCTGTTTTCTTTTCTAACCCCATAAGGAACAGAGCGAATGATGTAAATTTCAAATACCATCAAGATCCAAACTTTTATTATTTAACCGGTCATAAACAACCTCATGCCTTATTGATGATATTTAAGGAAGAACAAAATATTAACAATACTTCCTTTGATGAAATCATGTTTGTAAGAGGAAGGAATGCCTTGGCAGAATTGTATGATGGAGGTAGGATTAGTACTGCTGAAGCTGTAAATCAATTGAAATTAACTGCTTCTTTGGAAACACCAGAATTTAAAAACTTCCCAATTGATTTTTCAAAATTTGACCAAGTATTATTTTATGATTTTAAGAATGATGTAAGACAAACTAATGAAGAAGGAGATCTCTATGATTTGATTGAACAGTTTAAGGAAAAAGTCAATTATCCAGATCAAAATAATTTAGACATTACACCTGAACCTCAACAAAACAACTTAAACACTAAGTTGCTAGAAGAATTGTTAAGACCGATGCGCGGTATAAAAACAGAAGAAGAACTTGAATTACTTGAAAAAGCAGTGAAAATCTCTGCACTTGGTCAAGCTGAAGTAATGAAAGCAATTAAACCCGGTATGTCCGAATTAGAGGTTCAAGGCATGCATGAATTTATATTCAAGAAATACAAGGCAGAATATGAAGGATATCCTAGTATTGTAGGCGCAGGTCATAATGGTTGTGTTTTGCATTATATTGAAAATTACAAACCAGAAATTGAAGATGGAGAATTAATCCTTATGGACCTAGGAGCAGAATACCATGGTTATACTGCTGATGTTACCAGAACTATACCTGTAAATGGAAAATTCACAAAAGAACAAAAGGCAATATATGATTTGGTTTATGAGGCTCAAGAAGCTGCCGCTTCAATTGCAAAAGCTGGAGTTCCGTTTTCAGATTTGTATGATACCACTTTGACCATTATCAATAAAGGACTATTAGAACTAGGTATAGTAAAAAGTTTAAAGGAAGAAGATTTAATCGATCCCACTACTGGCAGACATCGTTATTACCCTCACGGCTGCTGCCACCACATCGGTTTGGATGTTCATGATTTAGGAGAATACGGAAAATTAGAAGAAAATATGGTCATAACGATTGAACCAGGAATTTACATACCAGAAGGTAGCCCATGTGATGAAAAATGGTGGGATATTCCGGTTAGGATTGAAGATGATTATCTCATCAAAAAAGAAAGTGCCGAATTATTATCTGATGATGCTCCAAGAAAAAGTGATGAAATTGAAAAACTTATGAAAGAAACTAGTGCCTTTGAGCAGTTTAATTTACCAGAATTGGAAAACAAGTAA
- a CDS encoding LON peptidase substrate-binding domain-containing protein, with product MSRTLPLFPLNLVAFPFQNLNLHIFEPRYKELIADCIENNSTFAIPSYVKNKVEYGTEMEIREVSKKYDDGRFDIKTRGIRIIKVLKMDNPFKDKKYAVGSIEEISNKNNPDIIMKEEIFEAVQEMYDIVEVDERKLSMDFQIYDIAHQIGLSKDAEYELIQINEERQRQRFVLDHLKVLLPKLRDLQRSKELIKMNGHFRKYNPPQEF from the coding sequence ATGAGTAGAACTTTACCACTTTTCCCATTAAATTTGGTAGCGTTTCCTTTTCAAAATTTAAACTTACACATCTTTGAGCCCCGCTACAAGGAATTGATTGCAGATTGTATTGAAAATAACAGCACATTTGCTATCCCTTCTTATGTTAAAAACAAGGTTGAGTATGGGACTGAAATGGAAATTCGGGAAGTAAGCAAGAAATATGATGATGGTAGGTTTGATATCAAAACTAGAGGAATTAGGATTATAAAAGTCCTAAAAATGGATAACCCCTTTAAGGATAAAAAATATGCCGTTGGATCAATAGAAGAAATATCAAATAAAAATAATCCTGATATCATCATGAAAGAAGAAATATTTGAGGCTGTACAAGAAATGTATGATATAGTTGAGGTTGACGAAAGAAAACTTTCAATGGATTTTCAAATATATGATATTGCACATCAAATTGGACTTTCAAAAGATGCTGAATATGAATTGATTCAAATTAATGAGGAGCGACAAAGACAACGTTTCGTTCTAGATCATTTAAAGGTCTTATTACCTAAATTAAGAGATTTGCAAAGATCTAAGGAGTTGATAAAGATGAATGGCCATTTTAGAAAATACAATCCTCCTCAAGAGTTTTAA
- a CDS encoding T9SS type A sorting domain-containing protein: MKLLPKTSLLSILLFLLFQSILLAQTAWINEFHYDNEGSDVNEFVEIVIKDVSSYDLSLFQFYLFNGSNGETYGNTYNLTEFTPADVENGFSIFYLEISGIQNGPDGFALEYDGSLLQFISYEGSFLGVGGPADNIESIDVGVSESNSSTLLNQSLQLTGDGVEYGDYSWLEPSDATKGQINEGQSFMLPCTAPDEQAIFLTVEEEDISENQIQLNWQRGNGDAVLVLLKESQPVDAIPENGVTYNADADLSNELADEIGNGNYVVYSGTGDFVNLSGLNSNTGYHFSIFEYFDDTYCYSLIDEVLVVNTNININSDSDIQNPEQPLESGIITINNSSESSSIDVFKFNIIDFGSGDGLPTIIEKVVIEKGPENTVLDWSEIIKGAKLINDGTEIETIQTVIYEDSLLFNFENQQFEISDGDTAKIVLSIWIEEIFEDELLMDFSIPTLHSFEVYSTGSFLLDTLSNQILSNSFQLDVQADQLSIESTTDHYYVNDTFSIGISALDSFENLDVMDRTITISHGGSGTLSITSNVELIDGKLLLSNLKYNQEEEITITFTDGVLSSDYIIEFKETTIEIDSSDFNNDFGLIYYPNNSNASSFTLSAQNLQDSLLIISPPHFELSLNEEFTQAFDTIFFSDYLIEDQEIFVRFSPESAIGDQILDSLKISTKGADQLYLILSAEEATLETESIKNIKNYDLGSRVKFNARVIGGASHFDSLRAVQDSTDGILIQGAEVPQLAFGDSVQLVGTLIQSKYGATITIEEPINILSQDSSSIAAIDMHEKDFLQFEFMRIKLDSLNFIEEGFFENENYEVIALSGDTLKLVLSKKLGLLGELIPYGYFDFQGLLMHLDRQLFLYPEFENDLIELKRESKIIIESTDSIEFESVQIYDYSEPQFYALKVENVSSDLLIECTDNFQVSLFEKSNYDKSIQLPVDIYGNLPRIKVYVRFAPESGNQGKILGQIIHSSKDQKQIINLMGVETLITSNDRSSANNLKVYPNPANSYLIIEVRSDKYQAYKILNIEGKEVLKGKFKSRVDISKLEIGVYKLILLNEDEIVFKKFIKK, from the coding sequence ATGAAATTACTCCCCAAAACTAGCCTTTTAAGCATTCTTTTATTCCTTCTTTTTCAATCGATTTTATTAGCTCAAACAGCATGGATTAATGAGTTTCATTATGATAATGAAGGATCCGATGTTAATGAATTTGTAGAAATAGTGATTAAAGATGTGTCTTCTTATGATTTGAGTTTATTCCAGTTTTATCTTTTTAATGGTTCCAATGGTGAAACATATGGAAATACTTATAATTTAACTGAATTTACACCTGCTGATGTAGAAAATGGCTTTTCAATTTTTTATTTAGAGATATCAGGAATTCAAAATGGGCCAGATGGCTTTGCTTTGGAATATGATGGCTCATTACTTCAATTTATAAGCTATGAAGGTTCATTTTTAGGGGTTGGTGGACCTGCTGACAATATTGAATCAATTGATGTTGGAGTTTCAGAGAGTAATTCTTCAACATTATTGAATCAATCTTTACAATTGACTGGTGATGGTGTAGAATATGGTGATTATTCGTGGCTGGAGCCAAGTGATGCAACTAAAGGACAAATAAATGAGGGTCAAAGCTTTATGTTGCCTTGCACTGCTCCTGATGAGCAAGCTATTTTCTTAACTGTTGAGGAAGAAGATATTAGTGAAAATCAAATTCAGTTAAATTGGCAAAGGGGAAATGGGGATGCGGTATTAGTATTACTAAAAGAATCCCAACCAGTAGATGCGATTCCAGAAAACGGTGTAACATATAATGCAGATGCAGATTTAAGCAATGAATTAGCGGATGAAATTGGGAATGGGAATTATGTGGTATATAGTGGGACAGGAGATTTTGTAAATCTTAGTGGTTTAAATTCTAATACGGGGTATCACTTTTCAATATTTGAATATTTTGATGATACTTATTGCTATTCATTAATAGATGAAGTTTTAGTTGTTAACACAAATATAAATATCAATTCTGATAGTGATATTCAAAACCCTGAACAACCATTAGAATCAGGAATTATCACTATCAATAATTCATCAGAAAGCAGTTCTATAGATGTATTTAAGTTTAATATTATAGATTTTGGAAGTGGAGATGGATTGCCTACTATAATTGAAAAGGTGGTAATTGAGAAAGGACCTGAAAATACTGTTTTGGATTGGTCAGAAATTATAAAAGGTGCTAAGCTGATTAATGATGGAACTGAAATAGAGACCATTCAAACTGTTATATATGAAGATAGTTTACTATTCAATTTTGAAAATCAGCAATTTGAAATTTCTGATGGAGATACTGCTAAAATAGTACTTAGTATTTGGATAGAAGAAATATTTGAGGATGAATTATTAATGGATTTTTCGATTCCTACTTTGCACTCATTTGAAGTCTATTCAACAGGTAGTTTTTTATTAGATACTCTTTCAAATCAAATACTCTCAAATTCTTTTCAATTAGATGTTCAAGCAGATCAATTATCAATTGAATCAACTACCGATCATTACTACGTAAATGATACTTTTAGTATAGGAATTTCAGCACTCGATAGTTTTGAGAATTTAGATGTTATGGATAGAACTATCACTATCAGTCATGGTGGAAGTGGTACATTATCTATTACATCAAATGTGGAACTTATTGATGGTAAACTATTATTATCAAATCTGAAGTATAATCAAGAAGAGGAAATTACTATAACATTTACTGATGGTGTATTGTCATCTGATTACATTATTGAATTTAAAGAGACAACTATAGAAATTGATAGCTCTGATTTTAATAATGATTTTGGTCTAATTTATTATCCCAATAATTCAAATGCCAGTTCATTTACATTAAGTGCACAAAATTTACAGGATAGTCTTTTAATCATATCCCCACCACATTTTGAGTTATCTCTAAATGAAGAATTTACTCAGGCATTCGATACTATCTTTTTTTCAGATTATTTGATTGAGGATCAAGAAATCTTTGTCCGATTTTCTCCTGAGAGCGCCATAGGTGATCAGATTCTGGATTCATTGAAAATTAGTACTAAGGGAGCAGATCAGTTGTATTTAATTTTAAGTGCTGAAGAAGCCACCTTAGAAACAGAATCTATAAAAAATATTAAAAATTATGATTTGGGGAGTAGAGTTAAGTTTAATGCTAGAGTCATTGGAGGAGCCAGTCATTTTGATTCATTGAGAGCAGTTCAGGACAGCACTGATGGTATTTTAATTCAAGGAGCTGAAGTACCCCAATTGGCCTTTGGTGATAGTGTTCAATTAGTGGGGACGCTTATTCAAAGTAAATATGGAGCCACAATTACTATTGAAGAGCCAATTAACATACTTTCTCAGGATTCTTCGTCAATAGCTGCAATTGATATGCATGAGAAGGATTTTCTACAATTTGAATTCATGAGAATCAAGCTTGATAGCTTGAATTTTATAGAAGAAGGATTTTTTGAAAATGAAAATTATGAAGTAATAGCCCTGTCAGGAGATACTTTAAAGCTTGTTTTATCCAAGAAGTTGGGGTTGCTTGGTGAATTAATTCCTTACGGGTACTTTGATTTCCAAGGATTATTAATGCACTTAGATAGGCAACTGTTTCTATACCCTGAATTTGAAAATGATCTAATTGAACTTAAAAGAGAATCTAAAATAATAATAGAATCAACTGACAGTATTGAATTTGAATCGGTTCAAATTTATGATTATTCCGAACCTCAATTTTATGCTTTAAAAGTTGAAAACGTAAGCAGTGATTTATTAATTGAATGTACTGATAATTTTCAAGTCAGTTTGTTTGAGAAATCAAATTATGATAAGAGCATACAATTACCTGTAGATATATATGGTAACCTACCTAGAATAAAAGTATATGTTCGATTCGCACCAGAAAGCGGCAATCAAGGTAAAATTCTTGGTCAAATTATTCATTCTTCAAAAGATCAAAAACAGATTATTAATTTAATGGGAGTGGAGACTTTAATTACTTCAAATGATCGGTCTTCAGCTAATAATTTGAAAGTTTATCCTAATCCTGCTAATTCATATTTAATTATAGAGGTTAGGTCGGACAAATATCAAGCTTATAAAATTTTAAATATAGAAGGTAAAGAAGTTCTAAAGGGGAAATTTAAAAGTAGAGTAGATATATCTAAACTTGAGATTGGTGTTTATAAATTAATTTTACTCAATGAAGATGAAATTGTGTTCAAGAAATTTATAAAAAAATAA
- the mdh gene encoding malate dehydrogenase yields MKVTVVGAGAVGASCAEYIAIKDFAEEVVLVDIKEGFAEGKAMDLMQTASLNGFDTKITGVTNDYSKTADSDVAVITSGIPRKPGMTREELISTNAGIVKQVAENLIKNSPNVTIIVVSNPMDTMTYLAHKATNLPKNRIIGMGGALDSARFKYRLAEALGCPASDVDGMVIGGHSDTGMIPLTRLATRNSVPVSKFISEEKMDYVREETKVGGATLTKLLGTSAWYAPGAAVSAMVQAIACDSKKMFPCSCLLEGEYGLNDISIGVPAIIGKNGIEEIVEIELDDAEKAKLNESAEAVRKTNGLL; encoded by the coding sequence ATGAAAGTTACCGTAGTAGGAGCTGGTGCAGTAGGTGCAAGTTGTGCTGAATACATTGCCATTAAAGATTTTGCTGAAGAAGTAGTATTAGTTGACATTAAAGAAGGTTTTGCTGAAGGTAAAGCTATGGATTTGATGCAGACTGCTTCTTTAAATGGTTTTGACACTAAAATCACTGGTGTTACCAACGATTACAGTAAAACAGCTGATAGTGATGTTGCAGTAATTACATCAGGTATTCCTAGAAAACCTGGTATGACAAGAGAGGAATTAATCTCAACTAATGCAGGAATTGTTAAGCAGGTTGCAGAGAATTTAATTAAAAATTCACCTAATGTAACAATCATTGTAGTATCTAACCCAATGGATACTATGACTTACTTAGCTCACAAAGCGACTAACTTACCTAAAAATAGAATTATTGGAATGGGTGGAGCATTAGATTCAGCTCGTTTCAAATATAGATTAGCAGAAGCTTTAGGATGTCCTGCATCAGATGTTGATGGTATGGTTATAGGTGGTCATAGCGATACAGGTATGATTCCATTAACAAGATTAGCTACAAGAAATAGTGTACCTGTTTCAAAATTCATTTCTGAAGAAAAAATGGATTATGTAAGAGAGGAAACTAAAGTAGGTGGAGCTACATTAACGAAATTATTAGGTACTTCTGCTTGGTATGCACCAGGTGCTGCAGTTTCAGCTATGGTTCAAGCTATTGCTTGCGATTCTAAGAAAATGTTCCCTTGTTCTTGCTTATTAGAAGGTGAATATGGATTGAATGATATTTCTATAGGTGTTCCTGCTATAATTGGTAAAAACGGAATTGAAGAGATTGTTGAAATTGAATTAGATGACGCAGAAAAAGCGAAATTAAATGAAAGTGCGGAAGCTGTAAGAAAAACTAACGGTCTTCTTTAA
- a CDS encoding Crp/Fnr family transcriptional regulator: protein MKEIKIFEQLSFEQLSHFLPFMHMRVYKKNEVVFFRDDPSHALYLTQRGEISLTIDIEDRFESLGKLSENMSFGDNALIPEARRIYNAVVQSEKAQIYVIPQINIFEIFDHYPKIKAKVLESYTQQQNDYMARLFSTYKTNFGFFDLGHVYNNNI, encoded by the coding sequence TTGAAAGAAATAAAAATATTCGAGCAACTGAGTTTTGAGCAATTATCTCATTTTCTTCCTTTTATGCATATGAGAGTATATAAAAAGAATGAGGTAGTGTTTTTTAGAGATGATCCAAGCCACGCGTTGTATTTAACTCAAAGAGGTGAGATTTCTTTAACCATTGATATAGAAGATAGATTTGAAAGCTTAGGCAAGCTATCTGAAAATATGTCTTTTGGAGATAATGCATTAATCCCTGAAGCAAGGAGAATTTATAATGCGGTTGTTCAGTCAGAGAAGGCTCAAATCTATGTAATTCCGCAAATTAATATATTTGAAATATTTGATCACTATCCCAAAATAAAAGCAAAAGTTTTAGAATCCTACACACAGCAACAAAATGACTATATGGCCCGTTTGTTTTCAACATATAAAACAAATTTTGGTTTTTTTGATTTAGGTCATGTGTATAATAATAATATTTAA
- the tilS gene encoding tRNA lysidine(34) synthetase TilS, whose protein sequence is MLSESFLDYIKKESLFERNEHLLLAISGGVDSVVLAHLLRHIGFHFSLAHMNFQLRGEESDKDQEYVESLASELGVPIHVKKVEIQKEKGSTQLQARNLRYKWFKELMICHSYDKLLTAHHANDQFETVLFNLSRGSGIKGFRGMLPLQNKIARPLLFASKKEIIEYAENEEIDWREDASNEIDHYNRNKIRHHIIPQFENLNPNVIKGFQQTSLKMRAAEQAYNYKLDQLKTKYFILTDGEVKIKRSILDIDFPIVYLSDLLSDFDFSLNQLQSFDFDRVGAQLYSNSHMLIVDRKFIFVNIRGEKTKQEFPQELKIESKLIHTSIGKFKINILDKEEVDFAKNQKLVFIDLESINGTLELDYWQEGDKIQPLGMKGKKKISDILIDQKVPLHQKENKLVLKSEGEVVWLVGHKFSDLFKVKDSTKKVLRIEHYENS, encoded by the coding sequence ATGTTAAGCGAATCATTTTTAGATTATATAAAGAAGGAATCTCTTTTTGAAAGAAATGAACATTTGCTTTTAGCAATCAGTGGCGGAGTAGATTCAGTGGTACTAGCTCACCTTCTAAGACACATTGGGTTTCATTTTTCTTTGGCGCATATGAATTTTCAACTCAGAGGAGAAGAATCTGACAAAGATCAAGAATATGTTGAATCATTAGCTTCTGAATTGGGAGTTCCTATTCACGTAAAAAAAGTTGAGATCCAAAAAGAAAAAGGTTCTACCCAATTACAAGCTAGAAATTTAAGGTATAAATGGTTTAAGGAATTGATGATTTGTCATTCATATGATAAATTATTGACGGCTCATCATGCAAATGATCAATTTGAAACTGTATTATTTAATTTAAGTAGAGGGAGTGGAATAAAGGGTTTTAGAGGAATGTTACCCCTTCAAAATAAAATTGCACGACCATTACTTTTTGCCAGTAAAAAGGAGATTATAGAATATGCTGAAAATGAAGAAATTGACTGGAGGGAGGATGCTTCAAATGAAATCGATCATTATAATAGAAATAAAATTAGGCATCACATAATTCCACAATTTGAAAATCTAAATCCTAATGTAATTAAAGGCTTTCAACAAACCTCATTAAAAATGAGAGCAGCTGAGCAAGCTTATAATTATAAATTAGACCAGCTTAAAACGAAATATTTTATCCTAACTGATGGTGAGGTGAAAATCAAAAGATCAATTTTAGACATAGATTTCCCAATCGTTTATTTATCAGATTTGCTTAGTGATTTTGATTTCAGTTTAAATCAATTGCAATCTTTTGATTTCGATAGGGTTGGGGCTCAGTTATATTCCAATTCTCATATGCTAATTGTAGATAGAAAATTTATTTTCGTAAATATAAGGGGTGAAAAAACTAAGCAAGAATTTCCGCAGGAATTGAAAATAGAGTCTAAGTTGATTCATACTTCTATCGGAAAGTTTAAAATTAATATTCTTGACAAAGAAGAAGTTGATTTTGCAAAGAATCAAAAGCTAGTTTTTATAGATTTGGAATCCATAAATGGTACCCTTGAACTGGATTATTGGCAGGAGGGCGACAAAATTCAACCCTTAGGAATGAAGGGTAAGAAAAAAATTAGTGATATATTGATAGATCAAAAAGTACCTTTGCATCAAAAGGAAAATAAATTGGTTTTAAAATCTGAAGGAGAGGTAGTTTGGCTGGTAGGACATAAATTTTCAGATTTATTTAAGGTTAAAGACAGTACTAAAAAAGTATTACGAATAGAACATTATGAAAATTCTTAA
- a CDS encoding OstA-like protein, which yields MKLLRFAQNLLIEAIKSKCMNFQRIIILSFLLILSIGVKAQRNGVRYGSKGYSETINKGKDSFTRLVEKVWFEIKKENIYIKGDSALYYDKQGIMIVFGDVTITKNDSIDITSKRLNYYVTENKAELRNNVVYDDGDMRMTTNYLDYYMNSEDGHFFNGGKLVDGETTLIAEEGYVVNAEDLIKFYEDVDLTNPEYQLLTDTLFYHRTTKIATTYGPTKTIMKNGEVVDADKGGKFYTDKKNAQYTAGKITTESYEIFGDNLFFDDLRQESRAQGNVKVISEENNIIILGNEAATKKEEGITKIWGNPVLKQAVENDTLYLSADTLISIDSEYDSLSRLLAFNNVKIFKSDMQGVSDSMAYMLEDSMIFFYKDPILWSEGNQIVADTISMEIKNGKMDKLNMRNKAFTINQDTVSNFNQIKGRNMTAYLKNDEMDKILVEGNGESIYFAVDENTLELIGMNKVLCSSMKIQFLNGEMNDITFYKDPEGRFIPPHEIEEPETRLKDFKWHIEKKPTKIEVLGKHAYKEQILENDKAVLPDDVKLETENKRP from the coding sequence ATGAAATTACTTAGATTTGCACAGAATTTGCTTATCGAAGCTATCAAAAGTAAATGTATGAACTTCCAACGAATTATAATCCTTAGTTTTCTTCTAATCTTATCTATTGGGGTAAAAGCTCAAAGAAATGGGGTGAGATATGGATCAAAAGGATATTCTGAAACTATTAACAAAGGTAAAGACAGCTTTACACGACTAGTAGAAAAGGTTTGGTTTGAGATAAAAAAAGAGAACATCTATATAAAAGGAGATTCTGCCCTTTACTACGATAAACAAGGAATCATGATAGTTTTTGGAGATGTAACCATCACCAAAAACGACTCTATTGATATTACTTCTAAGCGTTTAAATTATTATGTAACTGAAAATAAAGCTGAGTTAAGAAATAATGTAGTATATGATGATGGTGATATGAGAATGACTACTAATTATCTTGATTACTATATGAATTCTGAAGATGGCCACTTTTTCAATGGAGGTAAATTAGTAGATGGGGAAACCACTTTAATAGCAGAGGAAGGTTATGTGGTTAATGCAGAAGATCTAATAAAGTTTTATGAAGATGTTGATTTGACAAATCCAGAATATCAATTATTAACGGATACTTTATTTTATCATAGAACCACTAAAATAGCCACAACTTACGGTCCAACTAAAACCATTATGAAAAATGGTGAAGTCGTGGATGCTGACAAAGGAGGTAAATTCTACACAGATAAAAAGAATGCCCAATATACCGCTGGGAAAATTACAACAGAGTCCTATGAAATCTTTGGAGATAATTTATTTTTCGATGATTTAAGACAAGAATCCAGAGCACAGGGAAATGTTAAAGTTATTTCAGAGGAAAACAATATTATCATTTTAGGTAATGAAGCTGCTACAAAAAAGGAAGAAGGTATTACCAAAATATGGGGTAATCCTGTACTGAAGCAAGCAGTTGAAAATGACACTTTGTATTTATCAGCCGATACGCTAATTTCTATCGATTCTGAATATGATTCCTTAAGTAGATTACTTGCTTTCAATAATGTTAAAATCTTCAAATCTGATATGCAAGGAGTATCAGATTCAATGGCATATATGCTTGAGGACTCCATGATTTTCTTCTATAAAGATCCTATTTTATGGAGCGAGGGCAATCAAATAGTGGCGGATACAATCTCCATGGAAATTAAAAATGGTAAAATGGATAAGCTAAATATGAGAAATAAGGCTTTTACCATTAATCAAGATACTGTTAGTAATTTCAATCAAATTAAGGGAAGGAATATGACTGCCTATTTGAAAAATGATGAGATGGATAAGATTTTAGTTGAAGGCAATGGAGAAAGTATATATTTTGCTGTGGATGAAAACACTTTAGAGCTCATTGGAATGAATAAGGTACTGTGCAGTTCTATGAAAATTCAGTTTCTAAATGGAGAAATGAATGATATTACATTTTATAAAGATCCAGAGGGAAGATTTATTCCACCACATGAAATTGAGGAACCGGAAACAAGGTTAAAAGACTTCAAATGGCATATTGAGAAAAAGCCAACTAAAATTGAGGTTTTAGGAAAACATGCATACAAAGAACAAATATTAGAAAATGATAAAGCTGTCCTTCCTGATGATGTAAAACTCGAAACAGAGAATAAGAGACCCTAA